Part of the Labilithrix sp. genome, ATGCGTGATCACGGCGTCGACGCGTCGACGTCCGCGGACGCGTCGGGAGTTGGTGTCGCGCCCGCGTCTGGCGTCGGGGCGGAGGGGCATGCGCGTGGTACGAGGTGGAGGTCGACGCTCTGCGCGGCGTAGCTGTCTTTCAGCTCCTCGAGCTGGAGGCGTTCGGTGTCGTCGAGCGGCGTCGCCTCGATCGTCCATCGCTCGCCCGAGCGGACGACGCGGAAGCAGCGGAAGCTCGCGAGCTCGTCGGCGAGCTCGTCGCCGCGCGTGCGCGGGACGGGCAGCGTGACGTGGATCTCGCGCCGCGCGACCGCGCCCTCGCGATCGACGAGGTAGATCGCGGTCGTGCCCGGGCGCAGCGCGGTGAGGACGAGCATGTCCTTCGTCCGGCGGACCCCGACGAGCCCTTGCCCGTCGATCCCGTACTCGCGCAGCCCCTCCGTCGGGATCGACGTGGCTTGTCCGACCGCGAGATCGATCGACGCGCTCGTCGTCGCGTGCGGATGCGGCCGCACGTGCTTCGCGCAAGCGACGCCCCCGACCCCGACGCCGCCTCCGACGCCGAGCAGCAACAGCGCGCCGCACGTCCGGCGCAACGAGCAGATCGGCGCGCGGAGCACGCGCGCGAGCGTAGCATCGGCCGCCGCGCCGCGACGCGAGCGGCGCACGTCTGGCGGGGGGGGCGCGCGGGGGCGGGCGGGTTTGGCTCGAGGGTGCCGCGAGGCGTTGCGAACGGCAGATCCTCACAGCGCCCCATACCGACGACGTAGCGAAAGGCCGGCTACTCGTGCTGGCCAAAGAAAAATTCGTGATGGTCGCGAACGTGCACGTCGTCGCGGCGTGCACGTCGTGGTGCGGAGGAGCGTTACGGGGCGCCGGTGATTTTGGCGTTGCCGTTCTTCTTTGATTTGCCGGTGACCTTCGTGCCGGTGAGGGTGACGGTGGCGTTGGCGCTCGCGACGACCGAGTTGGTGGAGGCGGTGATGCTGCCGCCCGTCATCGTGACCTTCGCGTTGGCGCTCGCCTCGATCGCGATCGGGGCGGTGATGCTCACGTTCGCGAGGGTGACCTGGCAGTTGCCGCTCGCGACCACGCCCGCCGTCGCGGTGACGTTGCTCACCGCGATCGCGTCGACGCCGCTGCACGTGAGCGGGGTCTTGCCGTCCCACGCCGCGGCCTGCGCCTGCTTCTGCGCGGCGACGGGCGAGCTGCCGCCGTCCTTCGCCTGGAAATAGATGTAGATGCCAAGGCCGATGCCGCCGAGGACGATGAGGGCGAGGACGATGAGGCCGATGATCCAGCCCCACACCATCGACGAGACGCGGTTCTTGACGTAGTTCTCCGGCGTCTGGCCGTTGATCTTCACGCGGAGCTGATGGCCGCCGCCGAGATCGAACTGGCCCGCGCCGACGTTGTGGTTCGGCTGCGGCGGCTGCTGCGGATACGCCTGCTGCTGCTGCATCGGCGGCATCGGCTGCGCGCCTGGCGGCGGCGGGCCGAAGCCGAGGTTCTGCGCGAACATGTTGTTGAACTCGGGGTTGAAGCCGCCCCCCGGCGCCTGCGGGACGACCGGCGTGAGCTGGCCGTTTTCCTGCGAGAACAGCGAGAGATCACGCATGCAGCGGGCGTACTTCCCGCCGCCGGCCCATTCGAGCTGGCCGCCGCAGTTCATGCATTGCATGCGCGGGAAACTAACCGAATCCAGGGCGGCCGGCAGGTCGCTCGTTGGGAGAGGCGCCGATCAGCGGCAATGTAGGCGAAAACGCTGGGCAATACGGGGCGCGATCGAGACGCGGGGGCGGCGGGCGCGCGGCGTAGGGTTCGGCCGCGTCATGCGTGCCTTCGTCGTCGCCGTCACGTTCGTCGCCGCCGCCGCGTGCGTGGCGCCGCCGAGCGAACGTGAAGGAGAGAGCGAAGAGATCGCGACCGACGACGCGGCGCTCTTCGGCAGCGGGCTCGTCGAGGTGACCGGCTTCGGGCGGAACCCCGGCGCGCTCCGGATGTTCGAGCACGTGCCGGCGAACCTGCCGCCGAACCCCGCCGTCGTCGTCGTGCTCCACGGCTGCACCACGAACGCGCTCCACATCGCGGGCACGGGATGGAACCAGCTCGCCGATCAGCGCGGTTTCATCGTCGTCTATCCGCAGCAGTCGTACTGGAACAACGGCGCCTACTGCTTCAACTGGGCGAACCCGATGGGGTTCGGCGACGACGACGCGAAGCGCGGCGGCGGCGAGAGCGAGTCGATCCGCGAGATGACGGCGCACGCGCTGCGGCGCCATCGCGGCGACGCGGAACGCGTGTATGTTGCAGGTTTCTCGGCGGGGGCCGCGATGGCGGTCGATCTCGCGGCGGCGTATCCGGACGTCTACGCCGCCGCGGCGAGCTTCGCCGGCGTGCCGTACGGGTGCGCCTCCACGCTGCCGGAGTCGGTGAGCTGCATGATGCCCGGGATCGAGCGCTCGCCGAGCGAGCACGCGCGCCGGGTGAAGGCCGCGTTTCCGAGCTACACCGGGCGCCGTCCGCGGATCTCGATCTGGCACGGCGCGCTCGACAACGTCGTGTTCCCGAAGAACCAGCGCGAGCTCACGAAGCAGTGGACCGAGCTCCACGGGGTGGGGGCGGAGCCGTCGATCGTGGACGAGGTCGACGGGCACCCGCACGCAGTCTGGCTCGACGACGACGACCAGAAGGTGGTGGAGACCTACCGCGTCGAGGGGATGTGGCACGGCTTCCCGGTCGACCCCGCGAGCGGCTGCGGGCTCGTCGGTCCCTACGCGTTCGCGCACGGCATCTGCGGCGCCCGCCGCGCGTTCGAGTTCTTCGAGAGGGGAGCTTCGCGTTAGAAGATGACGCGGTAGGAGAGGATGGCGCCGTCGCGGTAGCCTTCGATGCGCATCTTTTCGATCTCCTTTGCCGCCGACCATGTGCGCGGCGGCACGAGGTAGGGGAAGAGCGAGCCGAGCACGCCGAAGCCGCCTGCGATGAACACGCGCGCGCTGCGCTCGGCGACCTCCCAGAAGGGCTTCACCGGGCCGAGGAAGTTGTAGTCCATGATCGGCGCGCTGACGCCGGCGAGCATCGCGATCGCGAGCGCCATCGGCCACGTCGTGCGCACGTTGCCGTCCGGGCCCGGGCCGGGCGCATAGAGCGGATCGCACTTCGGCAGCGAGAGGTAGCCGCCGCCGAGGAAGCCGCCCCACGTGAAGCCGACGAGCGTGGGGCCGATGAAGCGCACCGGCGCGGGGCTCATGTGCTTGAGGTGCTTGATGTTGAGGTACACGCTGCCGACGAAGCTGAGCGCGAACGCGCCGGTGTACATCCAGTCGAAGCCCGAGGCCTGCTCGCAGAGCTCGATCTCGCGTGCCTGCCGCGGTCGAATGTCCGACGGCGCATAGACGTACGGCGGCTCCTCGTAGTGCGACGGAGGCGGCGCAGGCGGGTCCACGGCGGGCGCACCCTACCATGCCTTCTGCATGGCTTTGCGCTCCGCTTGCGCCCGGCGAAGAAAAGCGGTTTGGTCGCGGGTCATGAGCGCGTCCGTTCCGGGGCACATCTTCCGCGAGTACGACATCCGAGGTGTGGCCGAGCGCGATCTCTCGGACGACCTCGCCTACGGCGTGGGGCGCGGCTTCGGCGCGATGATCGGCGGCGCGGGCAAGACGGTCGCGGTCGGGCGCGACTGCCGCCTCTCGTCGCCTCGCCTCTTCGCCGCGCTGACGAAGGGCCTCGTCGCCGCCGGCGCGCGCGTGATCGACGTCGGCGTCGGCCCTACGCCGAAGCTCTACTTCGCCGCGCACTTCCTCGAGACCGACGGCGCGGTGATGATCACCGGCAGCCACAACCCCGGCGACGAGAACGGCTTCAAGATGATGCGGGGGAAGGCGAGCTTCTTCGGCCCCGACATCCAGGCGCTCAAGGCGAACATCGAGGAGGGCTTCGGCGCGGACGCGGCCGGCGGCGGCGTCGAACAGAAGGACGTCGAAGACGCCTACGTCGCCGAAATGAAGACGCGCTTCGATTTTTCAGGAGCGAAGGGGAAGGGCCTCGCGTTCGTGCTCGACGCGGGCAACGGCGCCGGCGGTCCGCTCGCGGTGAAGACGATGAGGGCGCTCGGGCTCGAGCCGGATCCGCTCTTCTGCGACATGGACGGGAACTTTCCGAACCATCACCCCGATCCGACCGTGCTCGAGAACATCGCCGCGCTCGTGAAGCGCGTGCGCGACACCGGGGCGCGGGTGGGGCTCGCGTACGACGGCGACGCGGACCGCCTCGGCGCGATCGACGAGAAGGGCGAGGTGATCTGGGGCGACAAGCTGATGATCCTCTTCTCGCGCGCGCTCTTGAAGGACAAGCCGGGCGCGACGATCCTGGGCGAGGTGAAGTGCTCGCAGACGCTCTACGACGACATCGCGAAGCACGGCGGCGAGCCGGTGGTGTGGAAGACGGGCCACTCGCTCATCAAGACGAAGATGAAGGAGACCGGCGCGCTCCTCGCGGGGGAGATGAGCGGTCACCTCTTCTTCGCCGATCGCTACCGCGGCTACGACGACGCGATCTACGCGTCGCTCCGGCTCCTCGAGATCGTGGCGAACGATCCGCGGCCGCTCTCCGAGATGCTCGCCGACGTCCCGAAGACGTTCACGACGCCGGAGCTCCGCCTCGACTGCCCCGACGCGATCAAGTTCCAGGTCGTCGCCGCGGTGACGAAGCACTTCAAGGACAAGGGCAACAAGGTGCTCGACATCGACGGCGCGCGGATCTCGTTCGCGAGCAAGGGGACCGCTCCGACGTGGGGCCTCGTCCGCGCGTCGAACACGGGGCCCGTCCTCGTCATGCGGTTCGAGGCGGGGACGCAAGAGGAGCTCGACGCGATCAAGAAGGAGGTCGAGGCGGTGGTGGCGGCGGAGCGCGCGAAGCTGGGCGGATGACGCAAGCGGAGGCGCCGAAGACCTGGACGATCGGGTCGCTCGTGAAGTGGGCGACCGACGATTTTCGCGCGCGCGGGATCGAGAACCCGCGCCTCGACGCCGAGGTCCTCGTCGCCCACGCGCTCGGGATCGATCGCACGCGCGTCATCATCGAGTCGCTGCGGCCGCTCGAGGGCGCGGAGCTCGCGGAGCTGCGGGAGCTCGTGAAGCGGCGGCGCGCGCGCGAGCCGATCGCGTACCTGCGCGGCACGCGCGAGTTCTACGGGCTCACGTTCCAGGTCGATCCGCGCGTCTTGATCCCGCGGCCCGACACCGAGGCGCTCGTCGAGTGCGCGCTCGCGCGATCGGCCCACGTCTCGCTCTCGATGCGCCTCCTCGATCTCTGCACCGGCAGCGGGTGCGTCGCGATCGCGATCGCGCGGCAGCGGCCCACCGCGCGCGTGGTCGCGATCGACGTGAGCGCCGGCGCGCTCGAGGTCGCGCGGACGAACGCGTACCGGCTCGGCGCGTACAACGTCGCGTTCGTCGAGAGCGACCTCTTCGCCGCGGTGCCGCCGCAGCGCTTCGACGTCATCACCGCGAACCCGCCCTACGTCGCGACCGGCGAGATCGCCGGGCTGATGGCGGACGTGCGGGACTTCGAGCCGCGGCTCGCGCTCGACGGCGGCGCGGACGGGCTCGACCTCGTGCGGCGGATCCTCGACGGCGCGCCGGCGTACCTCGAGGCGGAGGGGGTGCTCGCGCTCGAGATCGGCGCGGGCGAGGCGGAGGCTGCCGTGGCGCTGTTCGCGGAGCGCGGCTACCGCGAGGTCCGCGTCGATCGCGACTACGCCAAGATCGAGCGGGTCGTCAGCGGGATCCGGCCCGCGTAGAATCGACGGCCTTGCGCCGGGCTCTCCTCGCCGTCTGCTGCTTCTTCGCCGCGCTCGCGTTCGCGCCGCCCGCGCCGGCGCAGCCGAAGGACCTCTCCCGCGCGCGGGCGCTCGATCGCGAGGGCGCGAAGGCCTACGGCGAGGGCCGCTACGCCGACGCGATCCGCGCGTTCGACGAGGCGTACCGGCTCGGCGGTCCGCCGTTCGAGCTCTGGAACATCGCGAAGTGTCACCTGCGCCTCGATCAACCGGAGCAGGCGGCGGAGCTCCTCGAGCGCTACCTCGCGACGCCGAACCTCCCGAAGGAAGACCGCGAGGAGGCGTCCGCGCAGCTCGACGCGCTGAAGAAGCGGCCGAGCACGCTCACGGTGACGTCGTCGCCGGCGGGCGCGACGGTCACGGTCGACGGGAAGGAGGTGCCGGGCGTCACGCCGCTCAGCGTCACGGTGATGCACGGCTCGCACACGGTGGAGGTCTCCGCCCCGACGGGTGTACCTTACAAGCAAAAGCTGGAGGCGCGTTACGGGCGCGCGGTGCACGTCGTGGCGCACCTCAAGGAGGGCGGGGCGGAGCGGCCGGCGCCGCCCGCGAACCCGTACGCGAGTGACGGCGAAGGCGCGATCTCGGTCCGGGCCGCGCTCTCCCTCGTCGCGCCTCGCTTCGGCTCGATCGGCGGCGCGGCGGGGCCGGGGTTCCTCGGGCTCGTCACGGTGCGGGTCGCGGCGCTGGGGCGCGGCGCGCTCGCGGTCGGCGGCGTCTTCACCGTTTCCGGCGACAGCTGGGGCAACGAGAGCGGCGCGTCGAACGACGTGGCGAGCCTCTGCGCGATGCCGAACGAGCAGAGCGCGACCGCGCTCGGGGCCTTCGGCGTCGCGACCGCGATGTTCCCGCTCTCCTCGAAGCTGAAGCTCGGCGGCATGACCGGCGTCGGCTTCGCGGGGCTCTCGCACGATCAGCTCGGGAGCGACGTCTTCATCGCGAGCTGCGATCCCTCGACCGGGCTCCGCCCCGCGTTCCTCTTCGGCGCCGCGCTCGACTACTCGCTCGGCTCCGTCTTCCGCCTCTCCGCGTTCCCGCTCACGTGGCACCTCCAGCCCGCGTTCGGCGACACGCGGAGCTTCCCGCGCGACGCGACGAGCGTGTGGATGCGCTTCGGCGTGGGCGTCGGCCTCGGGGTGGACCTTTGATCCGACCGCTCGTCCTCGCCGCGATCGCGATGTTGGCGGCGCCGTCGCGTCGCGCGATCGCGTCGGGGGCGCCCGACGGGTGGCGCCTGGCGGGTGAGGACGGGATCCGCGGCTTCACGATCGGACCGATCGAGAACGGCTACCACCCGGGGGTCGGCTACGGCTCGCCCGCGTACGGCCGCACGCTCGACGAATGCAGGAAGATGGGCGCGCGCTGGATCGCGCTCACGCCGTTCGGCCGCGTGTCGAACCTCGAGGGGAGCGGCGTCGATCCGACCTTCGAGAAGCCGTTCCGCGAGAACCGCGAGGACGTCCGGCGCGCGATCCGGATGGCGCGCGAGCGCGGGCTCCGGGTCATGCTCGTCCCGCATCTGTGGGTCGAGTCGGGGGACTGGCGCGCGAAGATCGATCCGCCGACGGAGGCGGGATGGGAGGAGTGGACGCGGAGCTACGAGGCGTACGTGACGGCGTGGGCGGAGGTCGCGGAGGAGTCGGGGGTCGATCTGTTCTCCGCCGGCGTCGAGCTCCGCTCGTGGGTGACGACCGCGCACGCGCCGTCGTTCGCGGCGCTGGTCCGTCGCCTGCGGAAGGTCTATCGCGGTCCGATCACGTACTCGGCGAACTGGGACGACGCGGACCACACGCTCGTGTGGAGCGAGCTCGACGTGATCGGCATCAACGCGTTCTATCCGCTGGCGGACAAGGAGGGCTCCGGCCTCGACGTGCTGCTCGAGGGCGGCAAGAACGTACGCGCGAAGGTGCACGCGCTCGCGGAGGCGTGGCAAAAGCCGGTGCTCTTCACGGAGGTGGGGTACACGACGCGTCCGGATCCGGCGGTGAAGCCGTGGCTGTGGCCGGAGGAGATCGGGAAGGTGCCGATCGACGAGCACGCGCAGGCGGACGCGTACCGCGGGCTCCTCGCGCCGCTCCTCGACGAGCCCTACTTCATGGGCTTCTTCGTCTGGCGCCTCTACGCCGATCCCGACGACGTCTCGCAGGAGCCCGGCTTCGGCTTCTCCCCCCGCGGCAAACAAGCCGAGCTCGTGGTCCGCGACGCCTTCGCGACCACCTGGGCCACCGACGCGCACCGCATCCCGGGCTGGGCCCCGAAGGCCCGCGTCCCGGGGATCTATCCGTAGCGACGGCTACTTCAGCGCGTAGCTCTCGAGGTAGTCGAGCCCGCTGCGGATCGCCGACGACGCATGAACGACGTGGATCGGCGCGCTCATCGCCCAGCCGACGCGGACGGCGTGGAAGAGCAGCGCGTGAAGGAAGCTCTGCGTGGCGATCTCGATCCCGGCGAAGTCCACCGCGACGGCCGTTCCTCCGGCCACTCGGTTGCGCAGCTCTTCGCCGAGGCGCGCGGCGGCCGCTGCGTCCCCGACCCGATCTCGGATCACGTACACGGTGACACCGCTCGGCGGCGCCTCGTAGGTAAGCCACGTCCGGCGTGTCCCGGCGGGCGTGCGCTCCGAGGCGCGCTCTCGGATCACCTGAAGGAGCGCGTCTCGATCCTGGATCTCGAGCGGCAGCTCGAAGACGGCGAGCGTGCCGGGATAGCCGGTGCGTCGGGCGTCAGGAAGGACAGCTCGTGGGTGCCTTCGTGCTCGTCGCTCGTCAGGAGCAGCGCGCCGCCGCGCGTGGAGAGGAGGAA contains:
- the prmC gene encoding peptide chain release factor N(5)-glutamine methyltransferase: MTQAEAPKTWTIGSLVKWATDDFRARGIENPRLDAEVLVAHALGIDRTRVIIESLRPLEGAELAELRELVKRRRAREPIAYLRGTREFYGLTFQVDPRVLIPRPDTEALVECALARSAHVSLSMRLLDLCTGSGCVAIAIARQRPTARVVAIDVSAGALEVARTNAYRLGAYNVAFVESDLFAAVPPQRFDVITANPPYVATGEIAGLMADVRDFEPRLALDGGADGLDLVRRILDGAPAYLEAEGVLALEIGAGEAEAAVALFAERGYREVRVDRDYAKIERVVSGIRPA
- a CDS encoding phosphomannomutase/phosphoglucomutase codes for the protein MSASVPGHIFREYDIRGVAERDLSDDLAYGVGRGFGAMIGGAGKTVAVGRDCRLSSPRLFAALTKGLVAAGARVIDVGVGPTPKLYFAAHFLETDGAVMITGSHNPGDENGFKMMRGKASFFGPDIQALKANIEEGFGADAAGGGVEQKDVEDAYVAEMKTRFDFSGAKGKGLAFVLDAGNGAGGPLAVKTMRALGLEPDPLFCDMDGNFPNHHPDPTVLENIAALVKRVRDTGARVGLAYDGDADRLGAIDEKGEVIWGDKLMILFSRALLKDKPGATILGEVKCSQTLYDDIAKHGGEPVVWKTGHSLIKTKMKETGALLAGEMSGHLFFADRYRGYDDAIYASLRLLEIVANDPRPLSEMLADVPKTFTTPELRLDCPDAIKFQVVAAVTKHFKDKGNKVLDIDGARISFASKGTAPTWGLVRASNTGPVLVMRFEAGTQEELDAIKKEVEAVVAAERAKLGG
- a CDS encoding PHB depolymerase family esterase, giving the protein MRAFVVAVTFVAAAACVAPPSEREGESEEIATDDAALFGSGLVEVTGFGRNPGALRMFEHVPANLPPNPAVVVVLHGCTTNALHIAGTGWNQLADQRGFIVVYPQQSYWNNGAYCFNWANPMGFGDDDAKRGGGESESIREMTAHALRRHRGDAERVYVAGFSAGAAMAVDLAAAYPDVYAAAASFAGVPYGCASTLPESVSCMMPGIERSPSEHARRVKAAFPSYTGRRPRISIWHGALDNVVFPKNQRELTKQWTELHGVGAEPSIVDEVDGHPHAVWLDDDDQKVVETYRVEGMWHGFPVDPASGCGLVGPYAFAHGICGARRAFEFFERGASR
- a CDS encoding PEGA domain-containing protein, which gives rise to MRRALLAVCCFFAALAFAPPAPAQPKDLSRARALDREGAKAYGEGRYADAIRAFDEAYRLGGPPFELWNIAKCHLRLDQPEQAAELLERYLATPNLPKEDREEASAQLDALKKRPSTLTVTSSPAGATVTVDGKEVPGVTPLSVTVMHGSHTVEVSAPTGVPYKQKLEARYGRAVHVVAHLKEGGAERPAPPANPYASDGEGAISVRAALSLVAPRFGSIGGAAGPGFLGLVTVRVAALGRGALAVGGVFTVSGDSWGNESGASNDVASLCAMPNEQSATALGAFGVATAMFPLSSKLKLGGMTGVGFAGLSHDQLGSDVFIASCDPSTGLRPAFLFGAALDYSLGSVFRLSAFPLTWHLQPAFGDTRSFPRDATSVWMRFGVGVGLGVDL